A single Rhopalosiphum padi isolate XX-2018 chromosome 4, ASM2088224v1, whole genome shotgun sequence DNA region contains:
- the LOC132928770 gene encoding 26S proteasome regulatory subunit 8: MTPNPPEFMEVDQNSSSRGDGFKSYYTTKIEELLLVVAEKSMNLRRLQAQRNELNAKVRLLREELQLLQEQGSYVGEVVKPMDKKKVLVKVHPEGKFVVDIDKNIDINDVTPNCRVALRNESYTLHKILPNKVDPLVSLMMVEKVPDSTYEMVGGLDTQIKEIKEVIELPVKHPELFDALGIAQPKGVLLYGPPGTGKTLLARAVAHHTECTFIRVSGSELVQKFIGEGSRMVRELFVMAREHAPSIIFMDEIDSIGSSRIESGSGGDSEVQRTMLELLNQLDGFEATKNIKVIMATNRIDILDTALLRPGRIDRKIEFPPPNEEARWDILRIHSRKMNLTRGINLKKIAELMPGASGAEVKGVCTEAGMYALRERRVHVTQDDFEMAVAKVMQKDSEKNMSIKKLWK; the protein is encoded by the exons ATGACGCCTAATCCTCCCGaa ttCATGGAGGTGGATCAAAATAGTAGTTCTAGGGgagatggttttaaatcatattatacaactaaaattGAAGAATTGTTATTGGTTGTAGCAGAAAAAAGTATGAACCTCAGGCGTTTACAAGCTCAGAGAAATGAACTTAATGCTAaag TGAGGTTGTTGAGAGAAGAACTGCAATTACTTCAAGAACAAGGTTCTTATGTCGGTGAAGTAGTGAAGCCGatggacaaaaaaaaagtgCTTGTTAAAGTGCATCCAGAAGGAAAATTTGTTGTAGACATTGAcaaaaacattgatattaatGACGTTACGCCAAATTGTCGAGTAGCATTGCGTAATGAAAgttatacattgcataaaattcTTCCTAATAag GTGGATCCTTTGGTTTCTCTTATGATGGTTGAAAAAGTACCAGATTCTACTTATGAAATGGTTGGTGGATTAGACACTCAAATCAAAGAAATTAAAGAGGTTATTGAATTACCCGTCAAGCATCCCGAATTATTTGACGCTCTTGGTATTGCCCAACCAAAAGGTGTACTATTGTATGGACCTCCTGGAACTG GTAAAACTTTATTGGCTAGAGCAGTCGCTCATCACACAGAGTGTACATTTATCAGAGTATCTGGTTCTGAACTTGTACAAAAGTTTATTGGTGAGGGTTCAAGAATGGTCAGAGAACTCTTCGTTATGGCAAg agAGCATGCACCTAGTATAATTTTCATGGATGAAATTGATTCTATCGGTTCATCACGTATTGAATCTGGCAGTGGTGGTGATTCTGAAGTACAAAGAACTATGTTGGAGCTGCTCAATCAGCTCGACGGTTTTGAAGCAACTAAGAACATTAAG gTCATAATGGCAACCAATCGTATTGATATCTTAGATACAGCTCTGTTACGACCTGGACGTATTGATCGTAAAATTGAGTTCCCTCCACCAAATGAAGAAGCTCGTTGGGATATTTTGCGTATTCATTCTAGAAAAATGAACTTGACAAGGGgtattaatctaaaaaaaatcgcTGAACTCATGCCTGGAGCGTCTGGAGCCGAAGTTAAG GGAGTATGCACGGAAGCTGGAATGTACGCATTACGTGAAAGGCGTGTGCATGTGACACAAGATGATTTTGAAATGGCTGTTGCTAAAGTAATGCAAAAGGactcagaaaaaaatatgtctatcAAGAAGCTCtggaaataa
- the LOC132929802 gene encoding NECAP-like protein CG9132 has translation MDTYESILLVKNEVFVFKIPPRTTNRGYRAADWNLAEPTWTGRLRIVSVGDACTLKLEDRNNGELFAKCPIEQYPGVALESVSDSSRYFVVRIQDENGRAAFIGLGFGDRSDSFDLNVALQDHFKRIKVCEEIAKEKNEPKQELDLKFKEGETIKINMKITKKDGSEGVANKQTKPRPTISGSGGLLPPPPGSSSIKTIPAPPSQTSSPSHQSTNPNNWGEFTSANNTSQSGGNSNPNWVQF, from the exons atggaCACTTACGAAAGTATATTGTTGGTAAAAAACGAAGTGTTCGTTTTCAAAATACCGCCGAGAACCACCAACAGAGGATATag ggCGGCCGATTGGAATCTTGCTGAACCAACTTGGACTGGTCGTTTGAGGATTGTCAGTGTGGGTGATGCATGCACTCTTAAACTTGAAGACCGTAACAATGGTGAACTATTTGCTAAATGTCCCATTGAACAATACCCAGGCGTGGCATTAGAGTCTGTTTCTGATTCTTCTAGATACTTTGTCGTACGCATCCAAGATGAAAATG GTCGTGCCGCGTTTATTGGTCTTGGATTTGGTGATCGTTCTGATAGTTTTGATTTAAACGTTGCCTTACAAGatcattttaaaagaattaaagtCTGTGAAGAAATTGCTAAGGAAAAGAATGAACCTAAACAAGAATTGGATCTGAAATTCAAAGAAGgcgaaacaattaaaattaatatgaaaattact AAAAAAGATGGCAGTGAAGGAGTAGCTAATAAGCAAACTAAACCTCGACCAACAATTTCGGGCAGTGGAGGACTGTTACCACCACCTCCAGGCTCTTCTAGTATAAAAACCATTCCGGCACCACCCTCACAAACGTCATCTCCATCACATCAATCTACAAATCCAAATAATTGGGGTGAATTTACTTCTGCAAATAATACTTCTCAATCAGGCGGAAATTCTAATCCTAATTGGGTACAATTTTAA
- the LOC132929803 gene encoding transcription factor HES-2-like gives MCHTTISGTDDDDNMDEISSTSLPSNNKKTGKHIEPRKIRKPLMEKKRRARINQSLDELKRIVVDAEKFAGQDLSRVNKLEKADILEMTVRYLKRKSAASAPPPPSPGPEIYAAGYRRCIGQVQELLAEQWTDELRQRSGQRMILHLESCAKRLDPTANRLSSSSSSSPDEPPSTNVAVIKNSNICSSSSYCSSDEDDSTATTEDRSATEFRRDAIPAKFMWRPW, from the exons ATGTGTCATACTACGATTTCCGgtaccgacgacgacgataatatgGATGAGATCTCTTCGACCTCTCTGCCGTCCAACAACAAGAAAACTGGAAAACACATTGAGCCTCGAAag ATCCGAAAGCCGTTGATGGAGAAAAAGCGACGAGCAAGAATAAATCAGAGCCTGGACGAACTAAAACGAATCGTAGTGGACGCCGAGAAATTT GCCGGTCAAGACCTCTCCCGAGTGAACAAACTGGAAAAAGCTGATATTCTGGAGATGACGGTCAGATACCTGAAACGGAAGTCAGCGGCTTCGGCGCCACCGCCTCCATCACCAGGACCGGAAATATACGCGGCAGGATACAGGCGGTGCATAGGACAAGTCCAAGAGCTGTTGGCCGAACAATGGACGGACGAGCTGCGGCAAAGATCCGGCCAAAGGATGATCTTGCACCTGGAATCGTGTGCGAAAAGGCTAGACCCGACGGCGAACCgtctgtcgtcgtcgtcgtcttcttCCCCGGACGAACCTCCGAGTACCAATGTCGCagtcataaaaaatagtaatatttgcTCGTCGTCGTCTTACTGCTCGTCCGACGAAGACGACAGTACCGCGACGACGGAGGACCGTAGCGCGACGGAGTTCCGCCGAGACGCCATACCAGCAAAGTTCATGTGGAGGCCTTGGTAG
- the LOC132928771 gene encoding ADP-ribosylation factor 1: MGNVFANLFKNLFGKKEMRILMVGLDAAGKTTILYKLKLGEIVTTIPTIGFNVETVEYKNISFTVWDVGGQDKIRPLWRHYFQNTQGLIFVVDSNDKERIFEAKEELMRMLGEDELRDAVLLIFANKQDLPNAMNASEITDKLSLHTLRNRNWYIQATCATSGDGLYEGLDWLSNQLKNANR, encoded by the exons atGGGAAATGTTTTTGCAAAtcttttcaaaaatttatttgGCAAAAAGGAGATGAGAATACTTATGGTAGGGTTAGATGCAGCTGGTAAAACCACAATTTTATACAAACTGAAATTAGGTGAAATTGTTACTACTATACCGACTATTG GTTTCAATGTTGAAACTGTCGAGTACAAAAACATCAGTTTCACAGTGTGGGATGTTGGTGGACAGGATAAAATCCGACCACTTTGGAGGCATTATTTCCAAAACACACAg GGTTTGATTTTCGTAGTAGACAGTAATGATAAAGAACGTATATTTGAAGCTAAAGAAGAGTTAATGAGAATGCTTGGCGAAGACGAGCTTAGGGACGCCGTATTATTGATATTCGCTAATAaacaa gaTTTGCCTAATGCCATGAATGCATCTGAAATTACTGATAAACTAAGCTTACACACGCTACGCAATCGTAACTGGTATATTCAAGCAACGTGCGCAACTAGTGGTGATGGCTTATATGAAGGTCTTGACTGGCTGTCAAATCAATTGAAGAATGCCAACCGTTAA